In Nitrospirota bacterium, a genomic segment contains:
- a CDS encoding type II toxin-antitoxin system RelE/ParE family toxin, with translation MIVSFKCRNTESLYMGARIARFSSIETAAMRKLAILNVAAKIEDLKVPPGNRLEALGGKRKGQWSIRINDQWRVCFRFEGGNAIDVEIVDYH, from the coding sequence ATGATCGTATCATTCAAATGCAGGAACACTGAGAGCCTGTATATGGGTGCACGCATTGCAAGGTTTTCAAGTATTGAGACTGCGGCTATGAGGAAACTGGCCATACTGAATGTTGCTGCCAAAATAGAAGACCTGAAAGTGCCGCCGGGCAATAGGCTTGAGGCTTTAGGTGGCAAGCGAAAAGGGCAATGGAGCATTCGAATAAATGACCAGTGGCGGGTTTGCTTCAGGTTTGAAGGCGGAAATGCCATTGACGTTGAGATTGTTGATTATCACTAA
- a CDS encoding transcriptional repressor — protein MKPDFQPLLKGLSLKSTPKRIALLEILDDEKVYLSPEAIWKMMQKRFKSIGLPTVYRILEELHEGNIISRVLHPDRKLYYYLCRNEEHHHHFICVSCNKVEDLHFCAEKEIETLVVKGMKGKILSHILQINGLCSRCLTAQVPAHG, from the coding sequence ATGAAACCTGATTTTCAGCCATTATTGAAGGGCCTCAGTCTGAAATCAACGCCGAAGAGGATCGCGCTCCTGGAGATCCTTGATGACGAAAAGGTGTACCTGAGCCCTGAGGCGATCTGGAAGATGATGCAGAAGAGGTTCAAGAGCATCGGCCTTCCGACCGTGTACCGCATTCTCGAAGAACTGCATGAAGGCAATATCATATCCCGCGTGCTCCATCCGGATCGAAAACTCTACTATTACCTCTGCAGGAATGAAGAACATCACCATCACTTTATCTGCGTTTCCTGCAATAAGGTTGAGGACCTTCATTTCTGCGCTGAAAAAGAGATAGAAACCCTCGTGGTCAAAGGCATGAAAGGAAAGATTCTTTCGCATATCCTCCAGATCAACGGCCTCTGCAGCAGATGCCTGACGGCACAGGTTCCAGCACATGGCTGA
- a CDS encoding HigA family addiction module antidote protein, whose protein sequence is MRKRQVPHPRPGEILLEEFLKPMGLTQYRLAKEIGVPQRRIGEIVAGKRAITTDTGLRLSRFFGLSDGFWERLQLDYDLSVARENMSEVLAGIRQYRAA, encoded by the coding sequence ATGAGGAAAAGACAGGTTCCACATCCCAGACCAGGAGAGATTCTGCTTGAGGAATTTTTAAAACCCATGGGGCTTACACAATACAGGCTTGCAAAGGAGATTGGTGTACCGCAGCGGCGGATCGGTGAGATCGTTGCCGGGAAGCGCGCCATCACTACGGATACCGGATTGAGGTTGTCCCGTTTTTTTGGTTTATCTGACGGTTTTTGGGAACGTTTGCAGTTGGACTATGATCTGTCTGTAGCAAGGGAAAATATGTCAGAGGTGCTTGCCGGCATCAGGCAATATAGAGCGGCTTGA
- a CDS encoding type II toxin-antitoxin system prevent-host-death family antitoxin has product MHPVNIFEAKAKLSKLIESIESGREQGVVITRNGKPVARLVSLKALLSICG; this is encoded by the coding sequence ATGCATCCGGTAAATATATTCGAGGCGAAAGCAAAGCTTTCCAAACTGATCGAATCCATCGAAAGCGGCCGCGAACAGGGAGTTGTCATCACCCGTAATGGCAAACCTGTTGCCCGCCTTGTATCTCTAAAAGCTCTCCTGTCGATATGCGGATAG
- a CDS encoding XRE family transcriptional regulator → MKEPIIKSSGNVFLDLGFPPEEAAILQMRAEIMTDLRKFIKNKKLTQAKAAEIFGVSQSRVSDLIRGKWEKFSLEMLISLATKAGMRISLKRAA, encoded by the coding sequence ATGAAAGAACCCATTATCAAATCTTCCGGCAACGTATTCCTTGATCTCGGTTTTCCCCCTGAGGAAGCCGCAATTCTTCAGATGCGTGCCGAAATCATGACTGATCTTCGGAAGTTCATCAAAAACAAAAAACTTACGCAGGCAAAGGCAGCTGAGATTTTTGGTGTCAGTCAGTCCCGGGTCTCTGATTTAATAAGAGGGAAATGGGAGAAGTTCAGCCTGGAAATGCTCATATCGCTTGCAACAAAGGCCGGGATGCGTATCAGCCTTAAAAGGGCCGCATAG